A genomic region of Miscanthus floridulus cultivar M001 chromosome 3, ASM1932011v1, whole genome shotgun sequence contains the following coding sequences:
- the LOC136546536 gene encoding protein MANNAN SYNTHESIS-RELATED 1-like, translating to MAVDPRQVVAGFLTLSMFVMLGNMIKHDHFSPVTEELGLEATGLESNTVKLDNNAEMNSVDTAGVEDLMDAIEEVKPCWTKPSPKNQPSNGFVTFSLTMGPEYHISQITDAVVVARYLGATLVLPDIRGNELGNKRKFQDMYNVDKFVRSLDGVVEIIDEIPDEVSAKKPAVIRVPNRVTESFITDTIQPIFQKNKYLRLAVIFSSVSLRPKETNNKDLDATACLAMFSGLELKHEYSEVARKMLDRLQELSKKLDGKVLAIDLRTDLLEKKSCKTTRGARRKGCYNPEEVLAFLRNVGFSANTTIYLTETWWHKGLNDLKEEFPNTYTKDDIMPAENKGEFLKSSNADLARALDLEICSQSDVFIPAVAGLFYGHVTGKRIASGRTQIIVPSQSSTSTHASDFISTYVSNKNHLAYSCYC from the exons ATGGCGGTCGACCCGCGGCAGGTGGTGGCGGGCTTCCTCACCCTCTCCATGTTCGTCATGCTCGGCAACATGATCAAGCACGACCACTTCTCCCCCGTCACCGAG GAGCTGGGCTTGGAGGCAACAGGTTTGGAGTCGAACACAGTGAAGCTTGACAACAATGCTGAAATGAACAGCGTTGATACGGCTGGAGTGGAGGACCTGATGGACGCTATCGAGGAAGTTAAACCTTGCTGGACCAAACCAAGTCCAA AAAATCAGCCATCTAATGGTTTTGTTACATTCTCCTTGACTATGGGCCCTGAATACCACATCTCACAG ATCACAGATGCTGTGGTTGTTGCAAGGTATCTAGGTGCAACACTTGTACTCCCAGACATTAGAGGAAATGAATTAGGAAATAAGCG AAAATTCCAAGACATGTACAATGTGGATAAATTCGTGAGGAGCCTGGATGGTGTTGTCGAAATAATAGATGAAATACCTGATGAAGTGAGTGCTAAGAAGCCAGCAGTTATCAGAGTACCAAACCGTGTGACTGAAAGCTTCATCACGGACACCATCCAGCCCATCTTCCAAAAAAACAAGTACTTAAGACTAGCGGTCATTTTTTCTTCAGTAAGTTTAAGGCCAAAGGAGACCAATAACAAGGACTTGGATGCAACTGCTTGCCTTGCGATGTTCAGTGGCCTCGAACTGAAGCATGAATATTCTGAAGTGGCCAGAAAAATGTTAGATAGGCTTCAAGAATTAAGCAAGAAATTAGATGGGAAGGTCTTGGCAATCGATTTGCGGACCGACTTGCTGGAAAAGAAGAGTTGCAAGACAACCAGAGGCGCTCGAAGAAAAGGCTGCTATAACCCTGAAGAGGTTCTGGCTTTCCTCAGGAATGTTGGCTTCTCTGCTAATACAACCATCTACTTGACAGAGACGTGGTGGCACAAAGGCCTGAATGATCTGAAGGAAGAATTTCCAAACACTTATACCAAG GATGACATTATGCCAGCTGAGAACAAAGGTGAATTCCTGAAATCTAGCAATGCAGACTTAGCAAGGGCTCTGGACCTCGAGATCTGCTCACAGAGTGACGTGTTCATCCCTGCTGTCGCTGGCCTGTTCTATGGGCATGTCACAGGTAAGAGGATCGCCTCTGGCCGTACCCAGATCATTGTGCCTTCTCAGTCCAGCACCTCAACCCATGCTTCAGATTTCATCTCCACCTACGTCTCCAACAAGAACCACCTTGCCTACTCATGCTACTGCTAG